A single region of the Thermotoga profunda AZM34c06 genome encodes:
- a CDS encoding type II secretion system protein, whose product MKKAFTLKAFTLLELLIVLAIFSSFLAILTLVLNNYLTKAQKNIALLDSFRRLTETADKINEYLIKASGPANSMKLESATKVTFDIIIAGQKINASLEIVDNTKFNYYENDQVETIPIENIVVKFSKMSQSSDIDLPLKLIVSTPNPFSIDSTLSMEFTVYPPGVR is encoded by the coding sequence TTGAAAAAGGCCTTCACTCTCAAGGCCTTCACTCTCTTAGAATTACTAATTGTCCTTGCGATTTTCTCCAGTTTTCTTGCCATACTTACACTTGTTCTCAACAACTATTTGACCAAAGCCCAAAAGAACATAGCTTTGCTTGATTCGTTCAGAAGGCTCACCGAAACTGCCGATAAAATCAATGAATATTTAATAAAAGCCTCAGGACCAGCCAACTCCATGAAATTAGAGTCAGCCACAAAAGTTACTTTTGATATAATTATTGCAGGACAAAAAATTAATGCTTCATTGGAAATAGTAGACAATACCAAGTTTAATTATTATGAAAACGATCAAGTGGAGACAATTCCAATTGAGAATATAGTTGTAAAATTTTCAAAAATGAGTCAATCAAGTGATATCGATCTTCCGTTAAAGCTGATTGTGAGTACTCCCAACCCATTCAGTATTGATTCAACTTTGAGCATGGAATTCACTGTCTATCCACCTGGAGTGAGGTGA